In a genomic window of Chroicocephalus ridibundus chromosome 14, bChrRid1.1, whole genome shotgun sequence:
- the LOC134523473 gene encoding tektin-3-like has translation MESVGSPLPAKFAHPRAIPTRFLPAIHTMASSYKNRFPYRPLPQSYSLPWMPSTYYRTAASKPTLAAFSESSQGIIAGEKLPSVSTRTTVFTRYTPEDWYKSNVTNYRESETSQKNAERLRADTSRLIDDKYQQTKKTQVESTKNLGVRANDIAFWKSELCHELDEVIGETNALTEVKTRLERALAEAEAPLRVAQECLLHREKRMGIDLVHDNVEEQLLTEVDVIRSCQEKMQQVLDKAKAQITSNRVAQHNLEKDLADKQVAHRIDDRCHHLMNTSQGISYYRGVEQVDATISVPQSWAKFTNDNILRSQSQRAASAKLRDDIENLLAVMDSQMWKQFNTVNVTFTNRIAETADAKRKIQTHLAKTVQEIFQTERNIEAIQKAIRDQGPPLKVAQTRLDQRTRRPNMELCRDTAQLRLVNEVRDIHETVQTLQQQLRDSQDTLQMLVRAKAVLQHDLAVKANSLFIDQEKCMGMRKTFPSTARL, from the exons atggagtctgtcggctctcccttaccagcaaagttcgcccatcccagagccatacccaccaggtttctccctgccatccacaccatggcgtcaagctataagaaccgatttccttaccgccccttgcctcagagctacagcctcccctggatgcccagcacctactacagaacggctgccagcaaaccaactttggctgccttttccgAGAGTTCCCAGGGGATAATTGCCGGCGagaagcttccatctgtttccaccagaacgaccgtcttcacccgctacacccctgaagactggtacaagtccaacgtgaccaattacagggagtcggagacctcccagaagaacgcggagcgcctgagagccgatacctcccGCTTGATTGACGacaaataccagcagaccaagaaaacccaagtagaaagcaccaaaaacctgggagtgcgcgccaatgacatcgcgttttggaaatcggagctctgccacgagctagatgaggtgatcggggagaccaacgcgctcacagaggtgaagaccaggctggagagagccttggccgaggcggaggcccctctccgg gtcgctcaggagtgcttacttcaccgggagaagaggatgggcatcgacctggtccacgacaacgtggaggaacagctcttaaca gaagtcgatgtcatcaggtcgtgccaggagaagatgcagcaggtcctggacaaggccaaagcccagatcac gtccaaccgggtggcccagcacaacctggagaaggatctggccgacaagcaggtggcccaccggatcgacgacaggtgccaccacctgatgaacacctcccagggcatcagttactaccgaggggtggagcaggtcgatgccac gatctcggtgccgcagtcctgggccaagttcaccaacgacaacatcctccgctcccagagccagcgggcggcctccgccaagctgcgggacgacatcgagaacctgctggcggtgaTGGACAGCCAGATGTGGAAGCAGTTCAACACCGTGAATGTCACCttcaccaaccgcatcgccgagacggccgatgccaagagaaagattcagacccacctggccaag acagtgcaggaaatattccagacggagaggaatatagaagccatccaaaaggccattagggaccaggggcctccattaaaggtggctcagacccggctggaccagcgcactcggaggccaaacatggagctgtgccgggacactgcccagctgcg ccttgtcaacgaaGTCCGTGACATCCATGAGacggtgcagactcttcagcagcagctgagagacagccaggacaccttgcaaatgctggttcgtgccaaggctgtcctgcagcacgacctggccgtcaaagccaactccctgttcatcgaccaggagaagtgcatggggatgcgcaagacctttcccagcaccgcgcggctg